The Brevibacterium atlanticum genome segment CCGCTCGTCCACATCATCCGCACCTTCCGCCCGCAGGTGGTGACCACCTATGACGAGCTCGGAGGGTACCCGCATCCCGATCACATCAAGAACCACGCGGTGACCATGGCCGCTGTCGCTGCGGCCGCCGATCCTGCGGCGCACCCCGAACTGGGGGAGGCCTGGCAGGTGCAGAAGGTCTACTACAACCAGGATCTGTCGGCGAAGAAGTGGATCACCATCCACGAGAAGATGATCGAGGCGGGACTGGAGTCCCCGTTCGCCGACCACCTCGAGGACTTCAAGAAGCGGGACAATCAGCGCGACAACTGGTTGAGCACCAGGATCGACTGCGGCGAGTTCTTCCCGGCCAGGGATCGCGCGCTGCTGTCCCATGCCACCCAGATCGACCCGGAGGGCGGATTCTTCTCCGCCTCGCGCAAGGCCGCCCGCACCTATTGGCCCACAGAGGAGTTCGAACTCGCCACCGACCTCACCGGCCGGGAGCCGCTGACGCCGGGCGTCGACTTCCAGGAGGATGACCTGTTCGCCGCGGTGACCTTCGACGACGGCCGCCTCGTCCCCGCCGAAGGAATGCTTCCGAAGTCGCCGGAGACCGAGACAGGGACCGGGTCCGAGACCGGTGCAGAGGCCACGACGCCGACAGAAAGCGATTCCCCCGCATGATCCTCGCCTCCACTCCAGCACCGACGCCCGACGGCACCGCCCCGGACCCCGACCTGGTGACTCCGGGAACGATCGGCTTCCTCGTCACCTTGGCGGTGGTCATCGTGGTGATCTTCCTCATCCGTGACGCCCTCCGCCGCGTCCGCCGGGTGCGGGCACGCTCCGGCACCAGCGACGCCTACCCGATTCCGCTGCGCAAGCACGTGGTGCCGAATCAGTCGACGCTCTCGGGCCCGGAGGAGCCGGAACCCGAGGAGACATCCGCCGAGGCGGCCCCGGACCATGACGCTGACGGCGCTGTCATGAAGTCGGACGACGCTGATGGCTCCGACTCGAGGTCATGAGCACACACGAGCAGGGCTGAAACGCCGGAGCTCAGTCCGACACGTGCGCCGCGGCTCTCTCAGCGCGACTCTCTCAGTACGCCGCGACGGCGGCGACGATGAGCGCAGCGAGGTGACAGCCGTAGCCGAAGATCGTCAGGATGTGGAAGATCTCGTGGAAGCCCAGCCACTTCGGTGACGGGTTCGGGCGTTTGATCCCGTAGATCACGGCTCCGGCGATGTAGCAGACTCCGCCGAGGACGACGAGGAGGCCGACGGCGGGAATCGTCGCCCAGATCTGCGGGATGTACCCGACTCCGGCCACACCGAAGCCGACGTAGATGGGAACGAAGAGCCACCTCGGCGCGGTGGTGAAGATCGTACGGAACGCCGCCCCGAGGGCGGCGGCGCCCCACAGAACCGACAGGAGCAGGATCGTCTGATCCGTGCGGAGCATGAGCACGGCCAGGGGAGTGTAGGTTCCGGCGGTGATGAGGAAGATGTTGGCATGGTCGAGGCGGCGCAGGACGAGGCGGACTCGGGTGCGCCAGCGACCACGGTGGTAGACGGCGGAGGTGCCGAAGAGGAGCATTCCTGTGACCGCGAAGACCGCGGCTGCGATCCGCGACTCGATCGTCGGCGAGATGATCACGAGGGCGAGCCCACCCAGCATCGCCAGCGGGAACGCGCCGGCGTGGAACCAGCCGCGCAGCTTCGGCTTGACATGTCCGGCGAGCTTCGCCAGTTCGGCACGCAGAGCGGATCGCCGGCGGGCGACGCGGTCCGGATAGGCAGGGAGCGCAGCGTCTCGGCCGAGCGCATCGGCTGAACGGGAGTCATCGGGGACGAGTGCTGAGGATTCGGTGACCGGAGCATTCATGTCCCTATCGTACCGAGCTGGCCTGTGGCCTCATTCAGTGAATCCGGCTAGTAGTCTGTAAGGTGTTCGAACCGACCCGCGATCAATGTGAAAGAGGACAGCTGTGGCTCGACCGGTGAACCTGCTGTATCGGCTGTACGAGCGACGGCTCAAGCGTGAGCTCGACAAGTCGGTGCCGGTTCCGCGCCACGTCGGTGTCATCACCGACGGCAATCGCCGGTGGGCCAAGGAATTCGGGGCCACCACCGCCGACGGGCACCGGGCAGGGGCGGCGAAGATCGTCGAATTCCTCGGCTGGTGCTTCGAGATCGACGTCGAGATCGTCACTCTCTACGTCCTGTCCAAGGAGAACCTGGCCCGCTCGGCGGACGAGGTCGAGATCCTCATCGAGATCATCTCCGACCTCGTCGAGCAGATTGCAGCCCTCGACGGCGTCGGTGTACAGCTCGTCGGCGACCTCGACATCCTGCCACCCGACCTGCGCACGCGCCTGGAAGCGGTGACGACGAACACCGACTGCGGAATGCGTGTCAATGTCGCCGTCGGCTACGGAGGTCGGCAGGAGATCGTCAACGCGGTGCGCTCACTGCTGCGCACCCGCAGCGACGAGGGCACGGACCTCGAGACGATCATCTCCGAACTCTCTCCGGAGCAGATCGGCGAACACCTCTACACCAAGGGGCAGCCGGATCCGGACCTCATCATCCGCTCCTCCGGCGAACAGCGTCTCTCCGGCTTCCTCATGTGGCAGAGCGCCTACTCCGAGTTCTACTTCTGCGAGGCCTACTGGCCCGATTTCAGGCGCACTGACTTTCTCCGCGCTGTGCGTGACTACGGCCTTCGCCAACGACGTTTCGGCAGATAGGACGAACCGCCTCGGCGGCGGTGCGGGCGGCACCATCGTGCGAACGTCGCGCCGATGGCGGTGGGCGAATCGCCTCGGCGGCGGTGCACGCGTCGCCCATTCATGCGAAGTTCATGACGCCGACTTTCCCGAACGCGCGTGCCGGTACCGATCACAGCCGCGAACCGGGTTAGGTTGGCAGTAGTTGGTCGACACCAACCCGAGATCGGGGGATGTCAGAACCGGATCTCGGCGGAACTCACGCCACAGAGGTCCTCATGGCTGAAAATGTCCACACCTACGTTCTCGACACCTCGGTGCTGCTCTCGGATCCCGGCGCGCTTCTGCGCTTCGCCGAACACCATGTCGTCATCCCGCTCATCGTCGTCTCCGAGCTCGAGGCGAAACGCAACCACC includes the following:
- the mca gene encoding mycothiol conjugate amidase Mca yields the protein MTSLPYHGLRLLAVHAHPDDESSKGAATSAKYASLGARVLIATMTGGEAGDILNPALLQSPKASRDIAGLRREEMAAAAAALGAEHIWVGHVDSGLPDGDFDNQTPPGCFYRVPDEVAMLPLVHIIRTFRPQVVTTYDELGGYPHPDHIKNHAVTMAAVAAAADPAAHPELGEAWQVQKVYYNQDLSAKKWITIHEKMIEAGLESPFADHLEDFKKRDNQRDNWLSTRIDCGEFFPARDRALLSHATQIDPEGGFFSASRKAARTYWPTEEFELATDLTGREPLTPGVDFQEDDLFAAVTFDDGRLVPAEGMLPKSPETETGTGSETGAEATTPTESDSPA
- the trhA gene encoding PAQR family membrane homeostasis protein TrhA, which produces MNAPVTESSALVPDDSRSADALGRDAALPAYPDRVARRRSALRAELAKLAGHVKPKLRGWFHAGAFPLAMLGGLALVIISPTIESRIAAAVFAVTGMLLFGTSAVYHRGRWRTRVRLVLRRLDHANIFLITAGTYTPLAVLMLRTDQTILLLSVLWGAAALGAAFRTIFTTAPRWLFVPIYVGFGVAGVGYIPQIWATIPAVGLLVVLGGVCYIAGAVIYGIKRPNPSPKWLGFHEIFHILTIFGYGCHLAALIVAAVAAY
- a CDS encoding isoprenyl transferase, which encodes MARPVNLLYRLYERRLKRELDKSVPVPRHVGVITDGNRRWAKEFGATTADGHRAGAAKIVEFLGWCFEIDVEIVTLYVLSKENLARSADEVEILIEIISDLVEQIAALDGVGVQLVGDLDILPPDLRTRLEAVTTNTDCGMRVNVAVGYGGRQEIVNAVRSLLRTRSDEGTDLETIISELSPEQIGEHLYTKGQPDPDLIIRSSGEQRLSGFLMWQSAYSEFYFCEAYWPDFRRTDFLRAVRDYGLRQRRFGR